Proteins from one candidate division KSB1 bacterium genomic window:
- a CDS encoding DUF5060 domain-containing protein, giving the protein MNNRCQRFLMFLAFLLSLSGLNRVNAQTQRSECHVWDMQEITLQAENNYSNPYTEVTCWVKLEGPDFSKRVYGFWDGGNKFNVRITATRPGRWEWTSGSNQPDDPGLNGKTGHFTAIAWSEKEKEQNPNRRGFIRPTENGHALEYADGTPFLMIGDTWLAGTTWRLPFRNAPAPENYIPGPGIGFEDAVAYRKQQGFNSVSMIASFPNWEADGHAATYAESGIFVRNAWEKFGYTVNDSDLTAKDMRDETGNLPFKMSKKHPGVADYNRINPAYFQSLDKKMQHLSEQGFVPLLETVRRDMGPTWKAYYDFNETFARYVQYLISRYGAWNFVFSGIHLDWIPKEYSLTANEFNEALTYHLEKYGPLPFGQPHTTLINNSTYKQFGHAENCPWLTMHSVGNKPRNHGFYPALETLFKLEPPYPAINFEPYYTGWDHEINRPGGERPPANSERDNYFARAQMYGSVLSGGLSGHVHGTAAYDITTTGEPDGMRPHIWERSKV; this is encoded by the coding sequence ATGAACAATCGCTGCCAACGCTTTCTGATGTTTCTTGCATTCTTGTTGTCTCTGAGCGGTTTAAATAGAGTGAATGCTCAGACGCAAAGATCCGAATGCCATGTATGGGACATGCAGGAGATCACTCTACAGGCTGAAAACAACTATTCCAATCCTTATACCGAGGTCACCTGCTGGGTCAAACTGGAAGGGCCGGACTTTTCGAAACGCGTTTACGGGTTTTGGGACGGAGGCAACAAGTTCAACGTGCGCATCACCGCCACCCGTCCGGGAAGGTGGGAATGGACCAGCGGCTCCAACCAGCCCGATGATCCGGGATTGAACGGCAAAACCGGACACTTTACGGCAATAGCCTGGTCTGAAAAAGAAAAAGAACAGAATCCGAATCGGCGCGGCTTTATTCGTCCGACAGAAAACGGTCATGCACTGGAGTATGCCGACGGCACGCCGTTTCTGATGATTGGCGATACCTGGCTGGCGGGAACCACATGGCGCCTGCCTTTCCGCAATGCCCCGGCGCCGGAAAATTATATACCCGGTCCCGGTATTGGCTTTGAAGATGCAGTCGCTTATCGGAAACAGCAGGGATTTAACTCGGTGAGCATGATCGCCAGTTTTCCCAACTGGGAAGCCGACGGTCATGCGGCAACCTATGCAGAGTCCGGAATATTCGTGCGCAATGCCTGGGAAAAATTCGGATATACCGTCAATGACAGCGATCTTACCGCCAAAGATATGCGCGATGAAACCGGCAATCTGCCGTTTAAAATGTCCAAAAAACATCCGGGGGTTGCGGATTACAACAGAATCAATCCGGCCTATTTTCAGAGCCTGGACAAAAAAATGCAGCACTTGTCGGAGCAGGGATTCGTCCCGTTGCTGGAAACAGTGCGCAGAGATATGGGGCCTACCTGGAAAGCCTATTACGATTTCAATGAAACGTTTGCGCGTTACGTTCAGTATCTCATTTCCCGCTACGGCGCCTGGAATTTTGTATTCAGCGGTATACATCTGGACTGGATTCCCAAAGAATACAGTTTAACCGCAAACGAGTTCAATGAAGCGTTAACCTATCACCTGGAAAAATACGGTCCTCTGCCCTTTGGCCAGCCGCATACTACGTTGATCAATAACTCGACATATAAGCAGTTCGGGCATGCTGAAAATTGTCCCTGGCTGACCATGCACAGCGTGGGCAACAAACCCCGCAATCACGGTTTTTACCCGGCGCTGGAAACTCTTTTCAAACTGGAACCGCCCTATCCGGCCATCAATTTTGAGCCCTATTACACGGGCTGGGATCACGAAATCAACAGGCCCGGCGGTGAACGGCCTCCGGCAAATTCCGAGCGCGATAACTATTTCGCCCGCGCTCAAATGTACGGATCCGTTCTTTCCGGCGGTTTGTCCGGTCACGTACACGGCACAGCAGCCTATGACATTACCACCACCGGCGAACCGGACGGTATGCGTCCGCATATCTGGGAACGCTCTAAAGTATGA
- a CDS encoding asparagine synthase-related protein, which translates to MHYRTPFLDPAVVALSDTISMDLKVKYDQAQGRNVEKWILRKAMSKWLPDEITNRPKLRFAGGAGVDDIMAELTADKVSEEDFKQNPKTSGGLELNSPKELYYYRLFRERFPASYENMVARWDPFK; encoded by the coding sequence GTGCATTACCGCACACCGTTTCTGGATCCGGCTGTTGTGGCTTTGAGTGACACCATATCCATGGATCTCAAGGTTAAATATGATCAAGCACAGGGACGCAATGTAGAAAAATGGATCCTGAGAAAAGCGATGAGCAAGTGGCTGCCGGATGAAATTACCAACCGACCGAAACTTCGGTTTGCCGGCGGCGCCGGTGTCGATGATATTATGGCGGAACTCACCGCGGACAAGGTTTCTGAAGAGGATTTCAAACAGAATCCCAAAACCAGCGGAGGTCTGGAGCTCAATTCTCCCAAAGAACTCTACTATTACAGATTGTTCCGGGAGCGTTTTCCGGCCAGCTATGAAAACATGGTGGCGCGCTGGGACCCGTTCAAATAG